One region of Anticarsia gemmatalis isolate Benzon Research Colony breed Stoneville strain chromosome 2, ilAntGemm2 primary, whole genome shotgun sequence genomic DNA includes:
- the LOC142978160 gene encoding uncharacterized protein LOC142978160 yields MWLRKCLLFCVVLNVNCQDEGDTESESEQLEEGEHKLSENILMMLEHFKEPNPVGLPGAEIPDPYPIPPMKHSTSLATMHFENTAVYGISKFRILYVNAEIKKMEVQAALMLDAVQARGDYFMTTWIGSGHGPFTVDITGLKIMARATLDVNKNGKLVVKDIVIDLGSNAVTAQFENLGMLGGMLQSLINNAGSFLFDSIKPYILEEAYIKARNIISSKLDEFAGDLQFPNSISPLDMVIIDARNKYRDMQLDPYQIKDYNKSVGIFTVRLFNTLLTGISSFHRIGNITFMMENNTFVTDFEIGTQKLEGQTQWDVSAVSGLMSKTGSASFSVEYINARIVLAQPVDTRKNPVFRDLKLDIGNIQVRCDGLGTLDYIIEFGVNVVPNLLRYQLISSLENPIRERVQEALDRVNVELFIKIGLHKFEQMQDMSFQNYANTHQINQAKDLNGDDFFNFYETL; encoded by the exons ATGTGGTTACGAAAGTGCTTGTTGTTCTGTGTTGTTCTCAATGTCAACTGTCAAG ATGAAGGTGACACAGAATCTGAATCTGAACAACTGGAAGAAGGGGAGCACAAACTCAGCGAGAACATTCTCATGATGCTAGAACACTTCAAGGAGCCTAACCCCGTGGGTCTACCAGGAGCAGAGATACCAGATCCTTACCCCATCCCACCAATGAAACACTCAACCTCTCTGGCCACCATGCACTTCGAAAATACCGCCGTCTATGGCATCAGCAAGTTCCGTATCCTGTATGTAAATGCTGAGATTAAAAAGATGGag GTCCAAGCAGCTCTTATGTTGGACGCTGTACAAGCTCGCGGCGACTATTTCATGACTACGTGGATTGGTTCTGGACATGGACCCTTCACCGTCGACATTACCGGCCTCAAGATCATGGCTAGAGCGACCCTTGACGTTAATAAAAACGGCAAACTAGTTGTAAAAGATATCGTAATAGATTTAGGTTCTAACGCAGTTACAGCTCAATTCGAAAACCTAGGTATGCTGGGCGGTATGCTACAGAGTCTTATCAACAATGCAGGCTCATTCCTCTTCGATTCCATCAAACCATACATCTTAGAAGAAGCGTACATAAAAGctagaaatataattagttcGAAACTTGACGAATTCGCCGGTGACTTGCAGTTCCCGAACTCTATTTCCCCGCTAGACATGGTGATCATTGATGCTAGGAACAAATATCGCGACATGCAGCTAGATCCTTATCAAATTAAAGACTATAATAAAAGTGTGGGCATATTCACTGTACGATTATTTAATACTCTTCTCACTGGTATATCGTCGTTCCATAGAATTGgtaatataacatttatgaTGGAAAACAACACTTTTGTCACGGATTTTGAGATCGGTACGCAGAAATTAGAAGGACAGACTCAATGGGATGTCTCGGCAGTGAGTGGTCTTATGTCCAAGACGGGCAGTGCATCATTTTCAGTAGAGTACATCAACGCTAGGATTGTCCTCGCTCAGCCTGTGGATACTAGAAAAAACCCTGTTTTCAGAGACCTAAAGCTCGACATAGGTAATATTCAAGTTCGTTGTGATGGTCTCGGAACTTTAGACTATATCATAGAGTTCGGCGTTAACGTAGTACCTAATCTACTCAGATACCAGTTAATAAGTTCCTTGGAAAATCCCATCCGGGAAAGGGTGCAGGAAGCACTCGATCGTGTAAATGTAGAACTTTTCATAAAGATTGGGTTGCATAAATTTGAACAAATGCAGGACATGAGTTTTCAAAACTATGCTAACACACATCAGATAAACCAAGCAAAGGACCTCAATGGCGAcgatttctttaatttttatgaaacGCTTTAG